Proteins encoded by one window of Actinocorallia herbida:
- a CDS encoding ATP-binding protein, whose protein sequence is MTSVLSTPSLREGEWLRARGARVWRATFPGHLDQVRRARAFVRILLAGTGLEDDAALIVTELANNSLQHTRSGADGGWFGVEVVADGARVIVSVTDQGANSALAWENSGPLAEEGRGLFIVADLAASHGTRTEPGAGHTVWAELIGETGA, encoded by the coding sequence ATGACATCGGTCCTCAGCACACCGAGCCTGAGAGAGGGCGAATGGCTGCGTGCCCGGGGCGCACGCGTCTGGAGGGCGACGTTCCCGGGACACCTCGATCAGGTTCGGCGCGCTCGTGCCTTCGTCAGGATACTGCTCGCGGGAACCGGTCTCGAAGACGATGCCGCCCTCATCGTCACGGAGCTGGCGAACAACTCCCTCCAGCACACGAGGTCGGGCGCGGACGGAGGATGGTTCGGCGTCGAAGTCGTCGCCGATGGTGCCCGAGTGATCGTCTCCGTCACCGACCAGGGAGCCAACAGCGCACTCGCCTGGGAGAACTCCGGGCCGCTCGCCGAGGAGGGCCGCGGTCTGTTCATCGTGGCCGACCTGGCCGCGTCGCACGGGACCCGGACCGAGCCGGGAGCGGGGCACACCGTCTGGGCGGAGCTGATCGGAGAAACCGGAGCGTAG
- a CDS encoding CocE/NonD family hydrolase — MAITDRLSVPERLRQLPQLPQIPHLPHIHGIPGLPALPSATYRVSHIKDIPVPMPDGTVLLADRYVPLGVKTPPTILVRTPYGRRGVTGAINGYPFAFFGYQIVVQSVRGTFGSGGSFDPLNEQVDGLATVEWLKQQPWFHGTFATYGPSYLGHTQWAIAGKAGPEHKAMSLAVTASQFRDAIYIGGSFALESTLGWASVTTRIEHPLDLFRMRRRTARAVRAGLPLEELDAYTTGGSVPFFQQLLAGHGVPEDPFWDGRVHSAACDGDLPPASMVGGWYDVFLPWMLKDYIAMRSTGQTPQLTVGPWWHADPRHGLVALRESLVWFRAHLKDDPSGLRENPVRLFVTGAGEWREYADWPVPGTRTERWHLQAGHGLGTDGPRASKPDTYRYDPNDPTPAFGGPTLLGIGRPVDQRPAERRPDVLVFTSPELADDLDVIGPVAAELYVRSTRPHTDFVVRLCDVAPDGSSKNVCEGGLRLTAETSPPDGDGVRKVELDMWPIAHRFKKGHRLRVHVASGAYPKIASNPGTGEPIGSARTMVAADQEVYHDPDRPSALFLPVM, encoded by the coding sequence ATGGCAATCACCGACCGGTTGAGTGTCCCCGAGCGGCTGCGCCAGCTTCCGCAGCTCCCGCAAATCCCCCACCTCCCCCACATCCACGGCATTCCCGGTCTCCCGGCCCTGCCCTCGGCCACCTACCGGGTGAGCCACATCAAAGACATTCCGGTCCCCATGCCGGACGGTACGGTCCTCCTCGCCGACCGCTACGTGCCGCTGGGCGTCAAGACCCCCCCGACGATCCTCGTCCGCACCCCCTACGGACGCAGGGGCGTCACCGGCGCCATCAACGGCTACCCGTTCGCCTTCTTCGGCTACCAGATCGTCGTCCAGAGCGTCCGCGGGACGTTCGGCTCCGGTGGCAGCTTCGACCCGCTCAACGAGCAGGTGGACGGCCTCGCCACCGTCGAATGGCTCAAGCAGCAGCCCTGGTTCCACGGCACGTTCGCCACCTACGGGCCCAGCTACCTCGGGCACACCCAGTGGGCGATCGCCGGGAAGGCGGGGCCCGAGCACAAGGCGATGTCCCTGGCCGTCACCGCCTCCCAGTTCCGCGACGCGATCTACATCGGCGGATCCTTCGCGCTGGAGTCCACCCTCGGCTGGGCGTCGGTCACCACCCGGATCGAGCACCCCCTCGACCTCTTCCGGATGCGCCGCCGCACCGCGCGCGCGGTGCGCGCAGGGCTGCCGCTCGAAGAACTCGACGCCTACACGACCGGAGGCAGCGTCCCGTTCTTCCAGCAGCTCCTAGCGGGCCACGGGGTCCCCGAAGACCCGTTCTGGGACGGCCGGGTGCACAGCGCCGCCTGCGACGGGGACCTCCCGCCGGCGTCCATGGTCGGCGGCTGGTACGACGTCTTCCTGCCCTGGATGCTCAAGGACTACATCGCGATGCGGTCCACCGGGCAGACCCCGCAGCTCACCGTCGGGCCCTGGTGGCACGCCGACCCGCGGCACGGGCTCGTCGCGCTCCGCGAGTCCCTCGTGTGGTTCCGGGCGCACCTCAAGGACGACCCCTCAGGGCTGCGCGAGAACCCCGTCCGGCTGTTCGTCACCGGCGCGGGCGAATGGCGCGAGTACGCCGACTGGCCCGTCCCCGGCACGCGCACCGAACGCTGGCACCTCCAGGCCGGGCACGGCCTCGGCACCGACGGGCCCCGCGCGTCGAAGCCGGACACGTACCGCTACGACCCGAACGACCCGACCCCCGCGTTCGGCGGGCCGACCCTGCTGGGGATCGGCCGCCCCGTCGACCAGCGGCCCGCGGAACGCCGTCCCGACGTCCTGGTCTTCACCTCGCCGGAGCTGGCCGACGACCTCGACGTCATCGGGCCGGTGGCCGCCGAGCTGTACGTCAGGTCGACGCGGCCGCACACCGACTTCGTCGTCCGGCTCTGCGACGTCGCGCCGGACGGGTCGTCCAAGAACGTCTGCGAAGGGGGCCTGCGGCTCACCGCCGAGACCTCCCCGCCCGACGGCGACGGGGTCCGCAAGGTCGAACTCGACATGTGGCCGATCGCGCACCGGTTCAAGAAGGGCCACCGGCTGCGGGTCCACGTCGCCAGCGGCGCCTACCCGAAGATCGCCAGCAACCCGGGCACGGGCGAGCCGATCGGCTCCGCGCGCACCATGGTCGCCGCCGACCAGGAGGTCTACCACGACCCCGACCGCCCCTCGGCCCTCTTCCTACCGGTGATGTGA
- a CDS encoding phosphotransferase, with protein sequence MRRTWEDLPPNTRAAIEEHTGRVEHATPHHVGEHSDITAVLHTATRTLFLKGMQTDPETPDLWALRREARINPAVVGLAPRLLHNVEAEGWHLLAYEHIEARHADYQPGSPDLARLESVIHLLQTIDAPDLKIPTGRRWTDLGDISALEGDTVIHADLNPGNVLITPDDRVFVVDWGFASRGAAWTELALLVQWLLKAGHTPEQAEAWLSRFPTWTSLPTAALTDFAEMNAAFWNAAADRIAEPWARELQDITGHWAEYRRGLPCTNHDRST encoded by the coding sequence ATGCGCCGCACCTGGGAAGACCTGCCGCCCAACACCCGGGCCGCCATCGAGGAGCACACCGGCCGAGTCGAACACGCCACCCCCCACCACGTGGGCGAGCACTCCGACATCACCGCCGTCCTCCACACCGCGACCCGAACCCTCTTCCTCAAAGGCATGCAGACCGACCCGGAAACCCCGGACCTATGGGCCCTCCGGCGCGAAGCCCGCATCAACCCCGCCGTCGTCGGCCTGGCCCCTCGGCTTCTGCACAACGTGGAAGCCGAGGGCTGGCACCTCCTCGCCTACGAACACATCGAGGCCCGCCACGCCGACTACCAGCCTGGCTCTCCGGACCTCGCCCGTTTGGAATCGGTCATCCACCTCCTCCAGACGATCGACGCCCCCGACCTGAAGATCCCCACCGGACGCCGCTGGACGGACCTGGGCGACATCTCCGCCCTCGAAGGCGACACCGTCATCCACGCCGACCTCAACCCCGGCAACGTCCTCATCACCCCCGACGATCGGGTCTTCGTCGTCGATTGGGGCTTCGCCAGCCGAGGCGCCGCCTGGACCGAACTCGCCCTCCTCGTCCAATGGCTCCTCAAAGCCGGCCACACCCCAGAGCAAGCCGAAGCATGGCTCTCCCGCTTTCCGACCTGGACCAGCCTCCCCACAGCGGCTCTCACGGACTTCGCCGAGATGAACGCGGCCTTCTGGAACGCCGCCGCCGACCGCATAGCCGAGCCCTGGGCCCGAGAACTCCAGGACATCACCGGCCACTGGGCCGAATACCGTCGAGGACTCCCATGCACGAACCACGACAGGTCCACCTGA
- a CDS encoding phage holin family protein produces the protein MKILINVVITALALAAATWFLDGIEVTGAGDQEKALTLVLVALIFGLVNAVLKPIIKTVGCAFYVLTLGLFGLVVNALLLLLTSWIAGEFDLAFHVDDFLTALFGGVIVAVVSWVLSLVLDND, from the coding sequence GTGAAAATCCTGATCAATGTCGTCATCACCGCCCTCGCCCTCGCCGCCGCCACCTGGTTCCTCGACGGAATCGAGGTCACCGGGGCGGGTGACCAGGAGAAGGCACTCACCCTCGTCCTGGTCGCCCTGATCTTCGGGCTCGTCAACGCGGTGCTCAAGCCGATCATCAAGACCGTCGGCTGCGCCTTCTACGTGCTGACCCTCGGCCTCTTCGGCCTGGTCGTCAACGCCCTGCTCCTGCTGCTCACTTCGTGGATCGCCGGCGAGTTCGACCTCGCCTTCCACGTCGACGACTTCCTCACCGCCCTCTTCGGCGGCGTCATCGTCGCGGTGGTCAGCTGGGTGCTCAGCCTGGTTCTGGACAACGACTAG
- a CDS encoding adenylate/guanylate cyclase domain-containing protein, with product MTDAREVEELLLGEPLTHTMTDMEELSGLDAEIGLRLWSALGFPTPSPEEIAFTEEDVTALGEIRELLDHDYVDEEMILRVARGVGQGMNRMANRVAELWLERLAEQLVKPGDVADEDAVVAALTASAELRPKFERLLLRAWRRQLAAAGVRAFGAAADATADAGTGTALVSVGFADIVSFTRLSRRLSPSGLAELVDRFETATATIIAEEGGRVIKTLGDEVLFTAPTAEAAAEIGLRISDWSAADDFPDVRVGLAGGEVILRLGDVFGTPVNLAARLTAAARPGTVLAAPELAADLASGDGYTLRRLSARPLQGIGKVRPYLLRRHSSERPQLTST from the coding sequence ATGACGGACGCGCGCGAGGTCGAGGAACTCCTTCTCGGCGAACCGCTCACGCACACGATGACCGACATGGAAGAACTGTCCGGCTTGGACGCAGAAATCGGGCTGCGGCTCTGGTCGGCGCTCGGATTCCCCACCCCGTCACCCGAGGAGATCGCCTTCACCGAGGAGGACGTCACCGCGCTCGGCGAGATCCGCGAACTCCTCGACCACGACTACGTCGACGAGGAGATGATCCTGCGCGTCGCCCGAGGCGTCGGGCAGGGCATGAACCGGATGGCCAACCGGGTCGCCGAACTCTGGCTGGAACGGCTCGCCGAGCAGCTCGTCAAGCCCGGTGACGTCGCCGACGAGGACGCCGTCGTCGCCGCCCTCACCGCGAGCGCGGAACTGCGCCCCAAGTTCGAACGACTCCTCCTGCGCGCCTGGCGCCGCCAGCTCGCCGCCGCCGGAGTGCGGGCCTTCGGGGCCGCCGCCGACGCCACGGCCGACGCGGGCACCGGCACCGCGCTCGTCTCCGTCGGGTTCGCCGACATCGTCTCCTTCACCCGGCTGAGCAGGCGGCTCAGCCCGTCCGGGCTCGCCGAGCTCGTCGACAGGTTCGAGACGGCCACCGCGACGATCATCGCCGAGGAGGGCGGGCGGGTCATCAAGACCCTCGGCGACGAGGTGCTCTTCACCGCCCCCACCGCCGAGGCCGCCGCCGAGATCGGCCTGCGCATCTCCGACTGGTCCGCCGCCGACGACTTCCCCGACGTCCGGGTCGGCCTCGCCGGCGGAGAGGTCATCCTCCGGCTCGGCGACGTCTTCGGCACCCCCGTCAACCTCGCCGCCCGGCTCACCGCCGCGGCCCGGCCCGGCACCGTGCTCGCCGCGCCGGAACTCGCCGCCGACCTCGCCTCCGGCGACGGCTACACGCTGAGACGGCTCAGCGCGCGACCCCTCCAGGGGATCGGGAAGGTACGGCCCTACCTACTGCGCCGTCACAGCAGCGAAAGGCCCCAGCTCACCTCGACCTGA
- a CDS encoding helix-turn-helix transcriptional regulator gives MSDTSLARSRARFADEAPVLLSVPIVCAELGITRSTFYDWRAKGNAPRCVKLPNGCIRVRRADLDLWLTEREG, from the coding sequence GTGTCTGATACCTCGCTCGCCAGGTCCAGGGCTCGGTTCGCCGACGAGGCTCCGGTGCTGCTGTCCGTCCCGATCGTCTGTGCGGAGCTCGGGATCACACGGTCGACCTTCTACGACTGGAGGGCGAAGGGGAACGCGCCTCGGTGCGTGAAGCTGCCCAACGGGTGCATTCGGGTGCGGCGGGCCGATCTCGACCTCTGGCTCACCGAGCGGGAGGGGTGA
- a CDS encoding RNA polymerase sigma factor, translated as MVRWAGSGSEGGRELVRGFHEEDAGALERAFAVYGEQLYDYGYALAGDPRAAEDIVHDTFVDALRRAPRMRAPVRLRAWLYGGVRRRALLRTRVRELAWLSGVPGLDEMSGLPIDEARVIVQGALDRISFADQELVLLTLRHGIVGGDLGAVLGEPPHRAAARAGRARRRAETAVAAQLRAHEGRCSGRGPVVVRADNRRPQDQEHARQCAECRKRARVGLPALVTAPAVPAPPDALRHRVMHTGTDPELAGYRADIVAKGGHLTAEGFPRQPDTPSGMGRRWVIAGSGMAVTLASAVVATLVLGPQLGEPPLAWPSGEQPVRSPVEAQAELPGPGGQGPGQGGPAQGVTPSASPTAPDTGHASDDNDPDVPQVTSTDSPEPSDPDAPGEQGDTDGGAPVAAPSPAPEAAPADQPQVTVPETAEQAPVVARLTVGAAEVAIGLGRTSEIPLAAENGPVPFTAVAADDDIQLAQESGVVNPGEPFVLEVTLPAALIRLPGSTEVTIVSGSDGTAHQVEVSWGLSLL; from the coding sequence ATGGTCAGATGGGCGGGGTCGGGGTCCGAGGGGGGCCGGGAGCTGGTCCGCGGGTTCCATGAGGAGGACGCGGGGGCTCTGGAGAGGGCTTTCGCGGTCTATGGGGAGCAGCTTTACGACTACGGGTACGCGCTGGCGGGGGATCCCAGGGCGGCCGAGGACATCGTGCACGACACGTTCGTGGACGCGTTGCGCAGGGCGCCGCGGATGCGGGCGCCGGTGCGGTTGCGGGCGTGGCTGTACGGCGGGGTGCGGCGGCGGGCGCTGTTGCGGACCCGGGTGCGGGAGCTGGCGTGGCTCTCAGGCGTGCCGGGTCTGGACGAGATGAGCGGGCTGCCCATCGACGAGGCGCGGGTGATCGTGCAGGGCGCGCTGGACCGGATCTCCTTCGCCGACCAGGAGCTCGTGCTGCTGACGCTGCGGCACGGGATCGTCGGCGGTGATCTCGGGGCGGTGCTCGGGGAGCCGCCGCACCGGGCCGCGGCGCGGGCGGGGCGGGCGCGGCGCCGGGCGGAGACCGCCGTGGCCGCGCAGTTGCGGGCGCACGAGGGCAGGTGTTCCGGCCGGGGTCCGGTGGTGGTGCGGGCCGACAACCGCAGGCCGCAGGACCAGGAGCACGCGCGGCAGTGCGCCGAGTGCCGGAAGCGGGCCAGGGTGGGGCTCCCCGCGCTGGTGACGGCGCCGGCCGTGCCGGCGCCGCCGGACGCGCTCAGGCACCGGGTGATGCACACCGGAACGGATCCGGAGCTGGCCGGGTACCGGGCCGACATCGTCGCCAAGGGCGGGCATCTGACGGCCGAGGGGTTCCCGCGCCAGCCGGACACCCCGTCCGGGATGGGCCGCCGCTGGGTGATCGCGGGCAGCGGGATGGCGGTGACGCTGGCGTCGGCGGTCGTGGCGACCCTGGTGCTGGGGCCGCAGCTGGGGGAGCCTCCGCTGGCGTGGCCGTCGGGGGAGCAGCCGGTGCGCTCCCCGGTGGAGGCGCAGGCGGAGCTGCCGGGGCCTGGCGGTCAGGGGCCTGGGCAGGGTGGTCCGGCGCAGGGGGTGACACCCTCGGCGTCGCCGACGGCGCCGGACACCGGCCACGCCAGTGACGACAACGATCCGGACGTCCCCCAGGTGACGAGCACGGACTCGCCGGAGCCCAGCGATCCGGACGCGCCCGGGGAGCAGGGGGACACCGATGGGGGCGCCCCGGTGGCGGCGCCTTCGCCAGCGCCCGAGGCGGCTCCCGCGGATCAGCCGCAGGTGACCGTCCCCGAGACGGCGGAGCAGGCTCCGGTGGTGGCCCGGCTCACCGTGGGCGCCGCGGAGGTGGCGATCGGCCTTGGCCGCACGTCGGAGATCCCGTTGGCGGCGGAGAACGGCCCGGTGCCCTTCACCGCGGTGGCGGCCGACGACGACATCCAGCTCGCCCAGGAGAGCGGGGTGGTGAATCCCGGGGAGCCTTTCGTTCTGGAGGTGACGCTCCCGGCCGCGCTGATCCGGCTGCCGGGCAGCACCGAGGTGACGATCGTCAGCGGCAGCGACGGGACGGCGCATCAGGTCGAGGTGAGCTGGGGCCTTTCGCTGCTGTGA
- a CDS encoding DUF6879 family protein: protein MPLKIRGYRMEIASRAAGSLGPMKTIGPSASKPTFAELLSECVTSAVHLEMHDRHLTTDPAFLAWKAGQPHEEDTEPYRVFRALVSDTVARGVVARRARIVSEPVSDYVRWEHSLTEPHNIAAEELVRWLPRERASALALPGNPFWVFDGRLVRFSIFDGDGALVGHQFTEEPAIVEFCTSAFETVWGRATDHADYCISTD from the coding sequence TTGCCACTGAAGATCAGGGGTTATCGAATGGAGATTGCGAGCAGGGCTGCCGGCAGCCTTGGTCCGATGAAGACGATCGGACCGAGCGCGAGTAAACCGACGTTCGCTGAACTGCTCTCCGAGTGCGTCACCTCAGCGGTACACCTGGAGATGCATGATCGGCACCTCACCACGGACCCGGCGTTCCTTGCGTGGAAAGCCGGGCAGCCCCACGAGGAGGACACCGAGCCGTACCGCGTGTTCCGCGCGCTGGTCTCGGACACCGTCGCCAGGGGCGTCGTCGCCCGAAGGGCCCGCATCGTGTCAGAGCCGGTATCCGACTATGTGCGCTGGGAACACAGCCTCACCGAACCGCACAACATCGCCGCAGAGGAACTCGTCCGCTGGCTTCCTCGCGAACGCGCGTCAGCACTCGCTCTGCCCGGAAACCCGTTCTGGGTCTTCGACGGCCGCTTGGTCCGCTTCTCCATCTTCGACGGAGACGGTGCCCTCGTCGGCCATCAGTTCACCGAGGAACCCGCCATCGTCGAGTTCTGCACCTCGGCTTTCGAGACGGTGTGGGGCCGCGCGACCGACCACGCCGACTACTGCATATCCACCGACTGA
- a CDS encoding MerR family transcriptional regulator: MVEYRIDELAQSAGTTVRNIRSYQDRGLLPPPRLRGRVGLYDDAHLARLRLIGQMLERGYTLANISDLVAAWEAGRDVGAVLGLEQVLTDPWTDEIPGWATYEELVAAFGLDTAPDEIEERLRRAVELGLVEPDGDRFRVPSPRLLHVGAELVAGGVPLEAVLEIADEIRRDCEVIANRFVDLVDTHVLKDADLLGADAGRVSEVIRRMRPLVQMVVNPFVARGMEQRVRAELGDKLEVLMAEERADGRVGDPAV, from the coding sequence ATGGTCGAGTACCGGATCGACGAACTGGCGCAAAGTGCCGGGACGACAGTCCGCAACATCCGGTCCTACCAGGACCGCGGCCTGCTCCCCCCGCCCCGGCTGCGCGGCCGCGTCGGCCTCTATGACGATGCTCACCTCGCCCGGCTGCGGCTGATCGGGCAGATGCTGGAGCGCGGCTACACCCTCGCCAACATCAGCGACCTCGTCGCCGCGTGGGAGGCGGGCCGGGACGTCGGCGCGGTGCTCGGGCTGGAGCAGGTGCTCACCGACCCGTGGACCGACGAGATCCCCGGCTGGGCGACCTACGAGGAGCTCGTCGCGGCGTTCGGGCTGGACACCGCGCCCGACGAGATCGAGGAACGGCTGCGCCGGGCCGTCGAGCTGGGCCTGGTCGAGCCGGACGGCGACCGCTTCCGGGTGCCGAGCCCGCGGCTGCTGCACGTCGGCGCGGAGCTGGTCGCGGGCGGGGTGCCGCTGGAGGCGGTGCTGGAGATCGCCGACGAGATCCGCCGCGACTGCGAGGTGATCGCGAACCGGTTCGTGGACCTCGTGGACACGCACGTGCTCAAGGACGCCGACCTCCTCGGCGCGGACGCGGGCCGGGTGTCCGAGGTGATCCGCCGGATGCGGCCGCTGGTCCAGATGGTGGTGAACCCGTTCGTCGCGCGGGGCATGGAGCAGCGGGTCCGCGCGGAACTCGGCGACAAGCTGGAGGTCCTCATGGCCGAGGAGCGCGCCGACGGACGGGTCGGCGATCCGGCCGTCTGA
- a CDS encoding 2'-5' RNA ligase family protein, which produces MTPRLHHDEESFPAAPPSDLHDPAAILTRDWDAYRDLDTMKDHWDRARWHPEYRAYYWMLTFPEAPDLLKLARHCQDALAPLGMDNIPEDGLHITMTKIGETDRVTPNQLADLAATTLPTRFTLTAHPLIGSRGAARFTITPWHHLADLHQTLTTANARAGVPGGRPTPSFRPHLGVAYNNRPRPAQDLLPYLLSLHALLPVRIAVRSVELVELRREDAAYRWTVLHSLPLNDRLL; this is translated from the coding sequence ATGACGCCCCGGCTACACCACGACGAGGAGTCCTTCCCCGCCGCTCCGCCCTCTGACCTGCACGATCCGGCTGCCATCCTGACCCGGGACTGGGACGCCTACCGGGACCTCGACACGATGAAGGACCACTGGGACCGAGCGCGCTGGCATCCCGAATACCGCGCCTACTACTGGATGCTCACCTTCCCCGAAGCTCCTGACCTGCTAAAGCTCGCCCGCCACTGCCAGGACGCCCTGGCACCGCTCGGCATGGACAACATCCCCGAAGACGGCCTCCACATCACCATGACCAAGATCGGCGAGACCGACCGCGTCACTCCGAACCAGCTCGCCGACCTGGCCGCCACAACGCTCCCCACGAGATTCACCCTTACCGCCCATCCCCTCATCGGGTCACGCGGGGCCGCCCGCTTCACCATCACGCCCTGGCACCACCTGGCCGACCTCCATCAGACCCTCACCACCGCCAATGCCAGAGCGGGAGTTCCCGGCGGCCGTCCGACGCCGAGCTTCCGTCCCCACCTGGGCGTGGCCTACAACAACCGCCCCCGCCCCGCCCAAGACCTCCTTCCCTACCTCCTCTCGCTCCACGCCCTACTTCCAGTACGGATCGCGGTGAGGTCCGTCGAGTTGGTGGAACTCCGCAGGGAAGACGCTGCCTACCGCTGGACGGTCCTGCACTCCCTTCCGCTGAACGACCGTCTCCTCTGA
- a CDS encoding tyrosine-type recombinase/integrase produces MNHGTTFNVRVLAIESRVNARGEVTSYRAAWKVDGRKFTETCKNLAQADAYRSRIQTAAKNAEPFDKATGRPASWTLVVDETPTMGWYELATRFIDMRWPDISAKHRFGFSYLLANATFAMLRECDCPYTAKEVRTALRRWAFNTKHRANAPDEQRQILAWVGDNCEDVGWLAKPGNARELLNAAINKLDGTRASAKTARKHVYMLNSVMRYAVELQLLDSDPIKSLKWEPPAKAVLQVDRRSVVNPHQAKLLLDAVYGRKPSGAYLMPFFATLYYCGLRPEEAVDVRRHERTLPGTDEEWGEFYLTRAAPDVGRDWTDSGEARDDRGLKHRAKGEGRPVPIPPPLVAILRRHERDNGLGPDNRIFFGVQRKVLSTSTIQRLWGLAREDALTEEEQASPLAARPYDLRHACLSTWLNAGISATQVAEWAGNSPMVLMTTYAKCLTGQGDIDKQKIMKVLGDGAWKGKPLALVPPLPAPRAPSGQPGRQVV; encoded by the coding sequence GTGAACCACGGCACGACCTTCAACGTTCGGGTGCTGGCGATCGAGAGTCGCGTCAATGCCCGGGGCGAGGTGACGTCGTATCGGGCGGCGTGGAAGGTGGACGGGAGGAAGTTCACCGAGACATGCAAGAACCTTGCGCAGGCCGACGCTTACCGGAGCAGGATTCAGACGGCGGCGAAGAACGCGGAGCCGTTCGACAAGGCCACCGGGCGTCCGGCCTCGTGGACGTTGGTCGTCGATGAGACGCCGACGATGGGCTGGTACGAGCTGGCGACCAGGTTCATCGACATGCGCTGGCCGGACATCTCGGCCAAGCACCGGTTCGGCTTCTCCTACCTGCTGGCGAACGCCACGTTCGCGATGCTCCGCGAGTGCGACTGCCCGTACACCGCCAAGGAGGTGCGGACGGCACTGCGCCGGTGGGCCTTCAATACCAAGCACCGCGCCAACGCGCCCGACGAGCAGCGGCAGATCCTCGCGTGGGTCGGGGACAACTGCGAAGACGTCGGCTGGCTGGCGAAGCCCGGCAACGCGCGGGAGCTGCTCAACGCGGCGATCAACAAGCTCGACGGGACGCGTGCTTCGGCGAAGACCGCGCGCAAGCACGTCTACATGCTGAACAGCGTGATGCGGTACGCGGTCGAGCTTCAGCTTCTCGACTCCGATCCGATCAAGAGCCTGAAGTGGGAGCCTCCCGCGAAGGCGGTTCTTCAGGTGGATCGGCGGTCGGTCGTCAACCCGCATCAGGCGAAGCTTCTCCTCGACGCGGTCTATGGCCGTAAGCCGAGTGGCGCGTACCTGATGCCGTTCTTCGCGACGCTCTACTACTGCGGTCTTCGCCCTGAGGAGGCCGTCGACGTCAGACGGCATGAGCGGACGCTGCCCGGCACCGACGAGGAGTGGGGCGAGTTCTACCTGACCCGCGCGGCCCCGGATGTCGGACGGGACTGGACCGACTCCGGCGAGGCCCGCGATGACCGGGGGCTCAAGCACCGGGCGAAAGGTGAGGGGCGCCCGGTTCCCATCCCGCCGCCCCTGGTCGCGATCCTCCGCCGACACGAGAGGGACAACGGGCTCGGGCCGGATAACCGGATCTTCTTCGGAGTGCAGCGCAAGGTGCTGTCCACGAGCACGATCCAGCGGCTCTGGGGATTGGCCAGAGAAGACGCCCTTACAGAAGAAGAGCAGGCGTCGCCGCTCGCGGCCAGGCCCTACGACCTCCGTCACGCCTGCCTGTCGACCTGGCTCAACGCCGGAATCTCGGCGACTCAGGTCGCGGAGTGGGCGGGTAACAGCCCCATGGTCCTCATGACGACCTACGCCAAGTGCCTCACCGGGCAAGGCGACATCGACAAGCAGAAGATCATGAAGGTCCTCGGCGACGGCGCTTGGAAGGGGAAGCCTCTCGCGCTGGTTCCTCCGCTGCCCGCACCACGGGCCCCGTCAGGACAGCCGGGCCGTCAGGTGGTGTGA
- a CDS encoding ATP-binding protein, which translates to MGVELERGHGPWESPESGTFVGQQRYAWYASQAALARMYARRMLGPRCGFDSELVAAELVSNAIRHTVSGARGGHFVVYVMLGRTPGIAVQDLGGSGAPRVGMRQEGRFSEGGRGLELVTRLAVRSGYWGDEREGHTVWAELRSLPFSEPMAG; encoded by the coding sequence ATGGGTGTTGAACTCGAACGTGGGCACGGGCCTTGGGAGTCGCCGGAGAGCGGCACGTTCGTTGGGCAGCAGCGGTATGCGTGGTACGCGAGTCAGGCGGCGTTGGCGCGGATGTACGCGCGGCGGATGCTCGGGCCGCGTTGCGGGTTCGATTCCGAGCTCGTCGCGGCGGAGCTGGTCTCCAACGCGATCCGGCACACGGTCTCGGGGGCCAGGGGCGGGCACTTCGTCGTTTACGTCATGCTCGGCCGCACGCCGGGCATCGCCGTGCAGGACCTCGGCGGGTCGGGGGCGCCGCGCGTTGGAATGCGCCAGGAAGGGCGGTTCAGTGAGGGCGGGAGGGGGCTTGAACTGGTGACCAGGCTCGCCGTTCGATCCGGTTACTGGGGGGACGAGCGTGAGGGGCACACCGTCTGGGCCGAGCTTCGGTCCTTGCCCTTCTCCGAGCCGATGGCCGGGTAG